A genomic region of Gemmatimonadota bacterium contains the following coding sequences:
- the add gene encoding adenosine deaminase — MRERLHRLPKTELHVHLDGSLRPQTMIELAAERGLPLPSSDPDELAQAMLARDAQNLEEYLDKFRITLSLMQHANAMERIAYELAEDNARENVRYVEIRYSPILHTRQGMPLTETVEAPLRGLQRAEAEFGIRTGLIICGIRNMDPATSRDLADLTVAFKGRGVVAFDLAGAEYNYPAKKHKDAFFTVINKNMATTIHAGEAYGPESIHQALHYCRANRIGHGTRLYEDPDLLKYVKDFRIPIEICLTSNVQTRAVASYDTHPLRGYFDAGLVLSLCTDNRLVSGTTVTEEYVHAHESLGFTWEELVRLARMGFESAFLSWDDKQALLDTFDRDVAALSAS; from the coding sequence GTGCGCGAGCGCCTCCACCGACTGCCCAAGACCGAGCTCCACGTCCACCTGGACGGGAGCCTCCGGCCCCAGACCATGATCGAGCTGGCCGCCGAGCGCGGCCTGCCCCTGCCCTCCTCGGATCCCGACGAGCTCGCCCAGGCCATGCTCGCCCGGGACGCCCAGAATCTCGAGGAGTACCTGGACAAGTTCCGGATCACGCTCTCGCTCATGCAGCACGCGAACGCCATGGAGCGCATCGCGTACGAGCTGGCGGAGGACAACGCGCGCGAGAACGTGCGCTACGTGGAGATCCGCTACTCGCCCATCCTGCACACGCGCCAGGGCATGCCGCTCACGGAGACGGTGGAGGCCCCCCTGCGCGGGCTGCAGCGGGCGGAGGCGGAGTTCGGGATCCGGACCGGCCTCATCATCTGTGGGATCCGCAACATGGACCCCGCCACCTCACGTGATCTCGCAGACCTCACGGTGGCCTTCAAGGGCCGGGGCGTGGTGGCGTTCGACCTGGCCGGCGCCGAGTACAACTACCCGGCCAAGAAGCACAAGGACGCGTTCTTCACGGTCATCAACAAGAACATGGCCACCACCATCCACGCGGGGGAGGCCTACGGGCCGGAGTCCATCCATCAGGCCCTGCACTACTGCCGGGCCAATCGGATCGGACACGGGACCCGTCTGTACGAGGACCCGGACCTGCTCAAGTACGTGAAGGACTTCCGGATCCCCATCGAGATCTGCCTCACCTCCAACGTGCAGACGCGGGCCGTGGCCAGCTACGACACGCATCCGCTGCGCGGCTACTTCGATGCGGGCTTGGTGCTGAGTCTGTGCACCGACAACCGGCTGGTCTCGGGCACCACGGTGACGGAGGAGTACGTGCACGCGCACGAGAGCCTGGGCTTCACCTGGGAGGAGCTGGTGCGCCTGGCCCGCATGGGCTTCGAGAGCGCCTTCCTGTCCTGGGACGACAAGCAGGCCCTCCTGGACACATTCGATCGGGACGTCGCGGCGCTGAGCGCCTCCTGA
- the purQ gene encoding phosphoribosylformylglycinamidine synthase subunit PurQ, with product MSFNAAVVTFPGSNCDHDAYHAFKLVGATPRFVWHREHDLGDADLVLLPGGFSYGDYLRAGAIARFSPIMEEVVRFAEKGGPVLGICNGFQILCEAGLLPGALLRNDHRHFSSKDVWIRVENTGTLFTSDYTSGQVLRIPIAHADGNYHTDGETLDRLEGEGRVVFRYTDPAGGPAGTRYNPNGSARDIAGITNARGNVLGMMPHPERAMEPLLGSTDGRGLFTSLLSSLVRT from the coding sequence ATGAGCTTCAACGCCGCGGTCGTCACGTTCCCCGGCTCCAACTGCGACCACGACGCCTACCACGCCTTCAAGCTGGTGGGAGCCACCCCGCGCTTCGTGTGGCACCGCGAGCACGACCTCGGCGACGCCGACCTCGTGCTGCTGCCCGGCGGCTTCTCCTACGGGGACTACCTGCGCGCCGGCGCCATCGCGCGCTTCAGCCCCATCATGGAGGAGGTGGTCCGCTTCGCCGAGAAGGGCGGTCCGGTGCTGGGCATCTGCAACGGCTTCCAGATCCTGTGCGAGGCCGGTCTGCTGCCGGGGGCGTTGCTGAGGAACGACCACCGTCACTTCTCCAGCAAGGACGTGTGGATCCGCGTGGAGAACACCGGCACGCTGTTCACCTCCGACTACACGTCCGGCCAGGTCCTGCGGATCCCGATCGCGCATGCCGACGGGAACTACCACACGGACGGCGAGACCCTCGACCGGCTCGAGGGCGAAGGCCGCGTGGTCTTCCGCTACACCGATCCGGCAGGCGGTCCCGCCGGGACGCGCTACAACCCCAACGGGTCCGCGCGCGACATCGCCGGGATCACCAATGCCCGGGGCAACGTGCTCGGCATGATGCCCCACCCGGAGCGCGCCATGGAGCCGCTCCTGGGCTCGACGGACGGGCGCGGCCTGTTCACGTCGCTCCTGTCCTCCCTCGTCCGCACCTGA
- the purF gene encoding amidophosphoribosyltransferase, translating into MKSLPVVPGPRAVPAAGLDDRPHEECGVVGVSGVQGAAELAYLALYALQHRGQESAGIVAIDGEESRVLKGQGLVSDVFTADGLARMPGDTAVGHVRYSTAGGSVLQNAQPIVVRYAEGDLSIAHNGNLTNQLELRQRLVAEGALFQSSSDSEIIVHLIARSRHHSVEGQIDDALTQVEGAFSLVISVGDTLYAVRDARGFRPMVLGRIGSGHVVVSETCALDIMGAEYVRDVEPGEVLRIRGSQVTRLRSLPAVDRPAPCVFELVYFARPDSRIWGMSVDRARRAFGRQLAREHPVEADCVIAVPDSANSAALGYAEESGIPYELGLLRNHYVGRTFIRPSQADRDFGARIKYNAVREVLHGRRVIVVDDSLVRGTTSKSLVRFIRNAGAREVHFRIASPPVRHPCFYGIDMPSQDELIGSRLEVHEIERTLGVDSLGYLSLDGMTQAARQAAPFCDACFSGNYPAPLVDVQQGLQPAGLPPGC; encoded by the coding sequence GTGAAGTCGCTTCCCGTTGTACCCGGTCCCCGTGCCGTTCCGGCGGCGGGGCTGGACGATCGGCCCCACGAGGAATGCGGCGTGGTGGGCGTCTCCGGCGTCCAGGGCGCGGCCGAGCTGGCCTACCTCGCCCTCTATGCGCTCCAGCATCGCGGGCAGGAGTCCGCGGGGATCGTGGCCATCGACGGCGAGGAATCCCGCGTGCTGAAGGGCCAGGGGCTGGTGTCCGACGTCTTCACGGCGGACGGGCTGGCCCGCATGCCGGGCGACACCGCCGTGGGACACGTTCGCTACTCCACCGCCGGCGGCAGCGTGCTGCAGAACGCCCAACCGATCGTGGTGCGGTACGCCGAGGGCGATCTCTCCATCGCGCACAACGGCAACCTGACCAACCAGCTCGAGCTGCGGCAGCGGCTCGTGGCCGAGGGTGCGCTCTTCCAGAGCTCCAGCGACTCGGAGATCATCGTCCATCTGATCGCGCGCTCGCGCCACCATTCGGTGGAGGGCCAGATCGACGATGCCCTCACCCAGGTGGAGGGCGCCTTCTCGCTGGTGATCAGCGTGGGGGACACCCTGTACGCGGTGCGCGACGCGCGCGGGTTCCGGCCCATGGTGCTGGGACGGATCGGATCCGGCCACGTGGTCGTGAGCGAGACCTGCGCGCTCGACATCATGGGTGCCGAGTACGTCCGCGATGTCGAGCCGGGCGAGGTGCTGCGCATCCGGGGCTCGCAGGTCACGCGGCTGCGCTCCCTGCCGGCGGTGGACCGGCCCGCGCCGTGCGTGTTCGAGCTGGTCTACTTCGCCCGTCCGGACTCGCGCATCTGGGGCATGAGTGTGGACCGCGCCCGGCGCGCCTTCGGGCGCCAGCTCGCGCGCGAGCACCCCGTGGAGGCGGACTGCGTCATCGCGGTGCCGGACTCGGCCAACTCGGCCGCCCTGGGCTACGCGGAGGAGAGCGGCATCCCCTACGAGCTGGGGTTGCTCCGCAACCACTACGTGGGCCGCACGTTCATCCGGCCCTCCCAGGCCGACCGCGACTTCGGGGCCCGCATCAAGTACAACGCGGTGCGCGAGGTCCTGCACGGACGCCGCGTGATCGTGGTGGACGATTCGCTCGTCCGCGGCACCACCAGCAAGAGCCTCGTGCGCTTCATCCGCAACGCCGGCGCCCGCGAGGTGCACTTCCGGATCGCCAGCCCGCCGGTGCGCCATCCCTGCTTCTACGGGATCGACATGCCCAGCCAGGACGAGCTCATCGGCTCGCGGCTGGAGGTCCACGAGATCGAACGGACGCTGGGCGTGGACTCGCTCGGCTACCTGTCGCTGGACGGCATGACCCAGGCGGCCCGGCAGGCCGCGCCCTTCTGCGACGCCTGCTTCTCCGGCAACTATCCCGCGCCCCTCGTGGACGTCCAGCAGGGGCTGCAACCGGCCGGGCTGCCGCCCGGCTGCTGA
- a CDS encoding phosphatidylserine decarboxylase family protein, whose translation MKLAPEGIPFIVAALVAALVLAVGARALQSWAAPLGPVLTGLAVVAGLFGVFCLWFFRDPAPTLPADPRAIVSPAEGRVIEVVQQDEPTYLGGPSTRITIFLSVFNVHVQRAPADGVVEHRSYKPGLYLVAWEPKASEANEQASLGIRTPAGPLLVRQIAGLIARRILTDPSEGDRVERGARIGLIRFGSRVDLFLPPDWPVAVEVGQKVRVGETVVARIPDGAEGAP comes from the coding sequence GTGAAGCTGGCGCCCGAAGGCATCCCGTTCATCGTCGCGGCCCTGGTGGCCGCCCTCGTGCTGGCCGTGGGCGCCCGCGCGCTGCAGTCCTGGGCGGCTCCGCTCGGGCCCGTGCTGACCGGGCTGGCGGTGGTCGCGGGCCTGTTCGGCGTGTTCTGCCTCTGGTTCTTCCGGGATCCGGCCCCCACGCTGCCCGCCGACCCGCGCGCCATCGTCTCCCCCGCCGAAGGGCGGGTCATCGAGGTGGTGCAGCAGGACGAGCCCACCTACCTGGGCGGACCGTCCACGCGCATCACCATCTTCCTGTCCGTGTTCAACGTGCACGTCCAGCGCGCCCCGGCCGACGGGGTGGTGGAGCACCGCAGCTACAAGCCCGGGCTCTACCTGGTGGCGTGGGAGCCCAAGGCCAGCGAGGCCAACGAACAGGCCAGCCTGGGCATCCGCACGCCCGCCGGCCCTCTGCTCGTCCGCCAGATCGCCGGATTGATCGCGCGCCGCATCCTGACCGATCCCTCGGAGGGTGACCGGGTAGAACGGGGCGCGCGGATCGGGCTGATCCGGTTCGGCTCGCGCGTGGACCTGTTCTTGCCGCCCGACTGGCCGGTCGCGGTCGAGGTGGGCCAGAAGGTCCGGGTCGGCGAGACCGTGGTGGCCCGCATACCGGACGGCGCCGAGGGCGCGCCGTGA
- the purL gene encoding phosphoribosylformylglycinamidine synthase subunit PurL, with translation MTDPALLSPPSPRPGDPPITPELVDDHGLSPDEFERIRGILGRDPTFTELGIFSAMWSEHCGYKNSKRMLRLLPTKAPWVIQGPGENAGVIDIGEGWALAFKIESHNHPSAVEPYQGAATGVGGILRDIFTMGARPIAVLDSLRFGDLTSPRVRYLFGGVVKGVGDYGNCVGIPNIGGEVQFDRHYDGNPIVNAMCLGLMHHHDLIKGEAAGVGNPLMAVGARTGRDGIHGATFASEELSEDSEASRPQVQVGDPFTEKLLLEASLELIKSGHIVGIQDMGAAGLTSSASEMAGRAGNGVEVEIADVPVRESGMTPYEVLLSESQERMLVVAKAGHEGDVEAILHRWELEAAVVGRVTDDGRFRILEHGTPVADIPALPLTDGCPTYERPGIESDEARARRETDLSDLEKDGDLSAEVLDLVGSPNLASKAWLYGQYDSTVRASTVQRPGGSAGVVRIRGTRRAVAATTDCNGRFVYLEPRRGAEIAVAEAARNLVCVGALPMAITNNLNFGNPLKPHIYHQFREAVLGMAEACSVFETPVTGGNVSFYNETDGVAILPTPVIGMVGVIEDVEKTVGSGFRAAGHRIVLLGTNRGELGGSEYAYRVRGDVVGAPPRVDLLEERALQRLMLELIGAGHVASAQDCSDGGLVQTLVECALADPERPYGVAVEVTDDLPGTALLFGESQGRIVISCPEADVEAVLAAAARHDVPATDLGRVTEPDEGFSLTAPRARVRLDVDALAERYHGALPALMNQVDGVRA, from the coding sequence GTGACCGACCCGGCCCTGCTCTCCCCGCCGTCGCCTCGACCGGGGGATCCCCCCATCACGCCCGAGCTGGTCGACGACCACGGGCTCAGCCCCGACGAGTTCGAGCGCATCCGCGGCATCCTGGGCCGCGACCCGACCTTCACCGAGCTCGGGATCTTCAGCGCCATGTGGTCGGAGCACTGCGGCTACAAGAACTCGAAGCGCATGCTGCGCCTGCTGCCCACGAAGGCGCCCTGGGTGATCCAGGGTCCGGGCGAGAACGCCGGCGTGATCGACATCGGCGAGGGCTGGGCGCTCGCCTTCAAGATCGAGTCGCACAACCACCCCTCCGCGGTCGAGCCCTACCAGGGCGCGGCCACCGGTGTGGGCGGCATCCTGCGCGACATCTTCACCATGGGCGCCCGTCCGATCGCGGTGCTGGACTCGTTGCGCTTCGGCGACCTCACGTCGCCGCGTGTGCGCTACCTGTTCGGGGGCGTGGTCAAGGGCGTCGGCGACTACGGCAACTGCGTGGGCATCCCCAACATCGGGGGTGAGGTCCAGTTCGACCGGCACTACGATGGCAACCCGATCGTCAACGCCATGTGTCTCGGGCTGATGCATCACCACGACCTGATCAAGGGCGAGGCGGCCGGGGTGGGCAACCCGCTCATGGCCGTGGGCGCCCGCACGGGCCGCGACGGCATCCACGGCGCCACGTTCGCCAGCGAGGAGCTGAGCGAGGACTCCGAGGCCAGCCGGCCCCAGGTGCAGGTGGGCGATCCGTTCACGGAGAAGCTGCTGCTGGAAGCCTCGTTGGAGCTCATCAAGAGCGGCCACATCGTGGGCATCCAGGACATGGGAGCCGCCGGCCTGACGTCCAGCGCGTCCGAGATGGCGGGACGGGCCGGCAACGGCGTGGAGGTGGAGATCGCCGACGTGCCGGTCCGCGAGAGCGGCATGACGCCCTACGAGGTGCTGCTGTCGGAGTCGCAGGAGCGCATGCTCGTGGTGGCCAAGGCCGGGCACGAAGGGGACGTCGAAGCCATCCTCCACAGGTGGGAGCTGGAGGCCGCGGTGGTGGGCCGCGTCACCGACGACGGCCGCTTCCGGATCCTCGAGCACGGGACGCCGGTGGCGGACATCCCCGCCCTGCCGCTGACGGACGGCTGCCCGACCTACGAGCGGCCGGGCATCGAGTCGGACGAGGCGCGCGCGCGGCGGGAGACCGACCTGTCGGACCTCGAGAAGGACGGCGACCTCTCCGCCGAGGTGCTGGACCTGGTGGGCTCGCCCAACCTGGCGTCGAAGGCGTGGCTGTACGGCCAGTACGACTCCACCGTCCGGGCCAGCACGGTGCAGCGGCCAGGCGGCAGCGCCGGGGTGGTGCGCATCCGCGGCACGCGCCGCGCGGTGGCGGCCACCACCGACTGCAACGGGCGCTTTGTGTACCTGGAGCCCCGCCGGGGTGCCGAGATCGCCGTGGCCGAAGCGGCCCGCAACCTGGTGTGCGTGGGCGCGCTGCCGATGGCCATCACCAACAACCTGAACTTCGGCAACCCGCTCAAGCCCCACATCTACCACCAGTTCCGCGAGGCCGTGCTGGGCATGGCCGAGGCCTGCTCGGTCTTCGAGACGCCGGTCACGGGCGGCAACGTCTCCTTCTACAACGAGACGGATGGGGTGGCGATCCTGCCCACGCCGGTCATCGGCATGGTGGGCGTGATCGAGGACGTGGAGAAGACGGTGGGATCGGGCTTCCGCGCGGCGGGGCACCGGATCGTGCTGCTCGGCACCAACCGCGGCGAGCTGGGCGGCTCCGAGTACGCCTACCGCGTCCGCGGCGACGTCGTGGGCGCGCCGCCCCGCGTGGACCTGCTGGAGGAACGCGCGCTGCAGCGACTGATGCTGGAGCTCATCGGGGCCGGGCACGTCGCCTCCGCCCAGGACTGCTCCGACGGCGGCCTGGTGCAGACGTTGGTCGAATGTGCGTTGGCCGACCCCGAGCGGCCGTACGGGGTAGCAGTGGAGGTGACCGACGATCTTCCCGGCACCGCGCTGCTCTTCGGCGAGTCGCAGGGCCGGATCGTGATCTCCTGTCCCGAGGCGGACGTGGAGGCCGTTCTGGCCGCCGCCGCCCGCCATGACGTCCCGGCCACCGACCTGGGCCGCGTGACGGAACCGGACGAGGGGTTCTCCCTGACCGCGCCGCGCGCTCGCGTCCGCCTGGACGTGGACGCGCTCGCCGAACGGTACCACGGCGCGCTCCCCGCTCTCATGAATCAGGTCGACGGAGTCCGCGCGTGA
- the pssA gene encoding CDP-diacylglycerol--serine O-phosphatidyltransferase: MILKRESGLQRGVLILPSAFTLANLFFGLYAIVLADRGAPVVAAWLIVTAAVLDTLDGRIARFTRTGSRFGAELDSLVDAISFGVAPAYLFYKLYFFEAWGWLVPFTHVAAVVIRLARFNIEQGGKAHRHFIGLPSPTGGMLLATFYPFSQTAFFQEHLTGFATPEILAAMVVGISVLMLSHIPYPVVPRVNVRTWRGAVVGALMVLAVVIAFAVPRYWFFPALAAYTSAGLLRSFILGLLDRLPERDPLLDQEGPVEIERTVDYRTFARRRSDADTADAQEDL, translated from the coding sequence ATGATCCTGAAGCGCGAATCCGGGCTGCAGCGGGGGGTGCTGATCCTCCCGTCGGCCTTCACGCTGGCCAACCTGTTCTTCGGCCTGTACGCCATCGTCCTGGCCGACCGGGGCGCCCCCGTGGTGGCGGCCTGGCTGATCGTCACCGCCGCGGTGCTCGACACGCTGGACGGGCGCATCGCCCGCTTCACCCGCACGGGCTCCCGCTTCGGGGCCGAGCTGGACTCGTTGGTGGACGCCATCTCCTTCGGCGTGGCGCCCGCCTACCTGTTCTACAAGCTCTACTTCTTCGAGGCCTGGGGCTGGCTGGTGCCCTTCACCCACGTGGCCGCCGTGGTCATCCGCCTGGCCCGCTTCAACATCGAGCAGGGCGGCAAGGCGCACCGCCACTTCATCGGTCTGCCCTCCCCCACGGGGGGCATGCTGCTGGCCACGTTCTATCCCTTCAGCCAGACGGCCTTCTTCCAGGAACATCTGACGGGATTCGCCACGCCCGAGATCCTGGCCGCCATGGTGGTGGGCATCTCCGTGCTGATGCTCAGCCACATCCCCTACCCGGTCGTGCCCCGCGTCAACGTGCGGACCTGGCGCGGCGCCGTGGTCGGGGCGCTCATGGTGCTGGCCGTGGTCATCGCCTTCGCGGTGCCCCGCTACTGGTTCTTCCCGGCCCTGGCCGCCTACACCTCGGCGGGGCTTCTCCGGTCCTTTATCTTGGGCCTCCTGGACCGGCTGCCCGAGCGGGACCCGCTGCTGGATCAGGAAGGTCCGGTGGAGATCGAGCGCACGGTGGACTACCGCACGTTCGCCCGCCGCCGGTCGGATGCCGACACCGCCGACGCCCAGGAGGACCTGTAA
- the purS gene encoding phosphoribosylformylglycinamidine synthase subunit PurS, translating into MSEYLVEIRVSPRPGLLNPEGKAIHHALNALGFDAVSDVRVGKSIEVRLSAASEDDARSAAEAMARRLLANPVTEDYEVERIAALEPA; encoded by the coding sequence GTGAGCGAGTACCTCGTCGAGATCCGGGTGAGTCCGCGTCCCGGGCTGCTGAACCCCGAGGGCAAGGCCATCCATCACGCGCTCAACGCGCTGGGGTTCGACGCCGTCAGCGACGTGCGTGTCGGCAAGTCCATCGAGGTGCGGCTCAGCGCCGCCAGCGAAGACGATGCGCGTAGCGCCGCCGAGGCCATGGCGCGCCGGCTGCTCGCCAACCCGGTGACCGAGGACTACGAGGTCGAGCGGATCGCGGCCCTGGAGCCGGCATGA
- a CDS encoding phosphoribosylaminoimidazolesuccinocarboxamide synthase, translated as MNAPRALTAPSLPLRRVHGGKVREVYEVDDERLLMVASDRVSAFDVVMAEGVPSKGRVLTQITAWWLDRLASRVEHHLISAHPDTLVAEVPALASVDPDAWAGRSMLVRRTRPVPIECVVRGYLAGSAWKEYRTAGTLAGEALPDGLQESARLDPPLFSPATKAVSGHDENITFAETRERVGADLADRLRALSLEIYATGVRTAEERGILLADTKFEFGTDSSGRLRLIDEVLTPDSSRFWPAESWRPGTVPPSLDKQPVRDFLDGLDWDKQPPPPPLPDAVVERTTARYLEIFERLTGMPLDAYEPPRRQADA; from the coding sequence ATGAATGCACCGCGCGCCCTGACCGCGCCCTCCCTGCCGCTGCGCCGCGTGCACGGCGGCAAGGTCCGCGAGGTCTACGAGGTGGACGACGAGCGCCTTCTCATGGTGGCCAGCGACCGCGTCAGCGCATTCGACGTCGTCATGGCGGAGGGCGTGCCGTCCAAGGGCCGCGTGCTCACCCAGATCACGGCCTGGTGGCTGGACCGCCTGGCGTCGCGCGTGGAGCACCATCTGATCAGCGCGCATCCCGACACACTGGTCGCGGAAGTCCCCGCGTTGGCCTCCGTGGATCCCGACGCCTGGGCCGGCCGCTCCATGCTGGTCCGGCGCACCCGTCCGGTGCCCATCGAGTGCGTGGTGCGGGGCTACCTGGCCGGGTCCGCCTGGAAGGAGTACCGCACCGCGGGCACCCTGGCCGGCGAAGCCCTCCCGGACGGGCTGCAGGAGAGCGCGCGGCTCGATCCTCCGCTCTTCTCGCCCGCCACGAAGGCGGTCAGCGGCCACGACGAGAACATCACGTTCGCGGAGACGCGCGAGCGGGTCGGCGCCGACCTGGCGGACCGGCTGCGCGCCCTTTCGCTGGAGATCTACGCGACCGGCGTACGCACGGCGGAGGAGCGCGGCATCCTGCTCGCCGACACCAAGTTCGAGTTCGGCACCGACTCCAGCGGGCGCCTCCGTCTGATCGACGAGGTGCTCACGCCGGACTCCTCCCGCTTCTGGCCCGCGGAGAGCTGGCGGCCCGGCACCGTGCCCCCCTCCCTGGACAAGCAGCCCGTGCGCGACTTCCTGGACGGGCTCGACTGGGACAAGCAGCCGCCCCCGCCTCCGCTGCCGGACGCGGTGGTCGAGCGCACCACGGCCCGCTACCTGGAGATCTTCGAGCGCCTGACCGGCATGCCGCTGGATGCCTACGAGCCCCCCCGCCGCCAGGCGGACGCGTGA